ACGCGCGCGAGGCCGAGCAGGCCATGCTTGGCGGTCACGTAGGCCGACTTCAGCGGCGAGGCCTCGTGCGAATGCACCGAGCCCATGTAGATCACCACGCCGCCGCGGTCGTCCTTGTACATGTGCTTGAGCGCGGCCTTGGTGGTCAGGAACGCGCCGTCCACGTGGATCGCCTGCATCTTCTTCCAGTCGGCGAACGAGTAGTTCTCGATCGGATTGACGATCTGAATGCCGGCGTTCGACACCAGGATGTCGATCGAGCCGAACGCCTGCGCGACCTTGTCGATGCCCTCGTTCACCGCGTCTTCACTCGTGACGTCCATCGCCACGCCAAGTGCCTTGCCGCCCGCCTGCCTGATCTGCTCGGCCACCGCGTCCGCGCCTTCCTGATTCAGGTCGGCGATCGCCACGGCCGCGCCTGCTTTCGCGAGTTCCAAGGCGATTTCCTTGCCGATGCCGCTCGCGGCGCCCGTGACCACGGCGACTTTGCTGTTCAATTTCAAAACCATACCGACGTCTCCCCAAATCCAGTTCGATCCATGAAAACATTGCCGCACCCGCGCCGCAAGCCGGCCGTTCGGCCAATGCCGCCGCGCGCGCGGCGCTGCTATTGTGCATGAAGCGGACTGCATGCAGCCGTCAAACGGGCTAAGCTAGCCGCTGTCCCAATTCGAGGAGGTCACATGAATTACAGGCGTTTGGGTCGGTCGGGGCTGCAGGTCAGCGAATTGTCGATCGGCTCGTGGGTGACATACGGCA
The genomic region above belongs to Burkholderia plantarii and contains:
- a CDS encoding 3-hydroxybutyrate dehydrogenase; the encoded protein is MVLKLNSKVAVVTGAASGIGKEIALELAKAGAAVAIADLNQEGADAVAEQIRQAGGKALGVAMDVTSEDAVNEGIDKVAQAFGSIDILVSNAGIQIVNPIENYSFADWKKMQAIHVDGAFLTTKAALKHMYKDDRGGVVIYMGSVHSHEASPLKSAYVTAKHGLLGLARVLAKEGAKHNVRSHVVCPGFVRTPLVDKQIPEQARELGISEEEVIKKVMLGNTVDGVFTTVEDVAQTVLFLSAFPSAALTGQSFVVSHGWFMQ